The sequence CAGGGCCGGAATGACGGCCAGGGTGACCGGAACCGCGAATTCATCGGTGAGGTCGAGCAGCCGATCAAGCGCAGGCGTCGGATCCACGGCGTCATCGTCGCGCAGCCAGAACTCTGCCTTGCGGCCCGCCCGTTGCCGGCGCGCCAGTTCTTCTACCAAGGGCTGCCAGATATGATCGGATGTCATGAAACGGGGATCTTAGCAAGAAGTTCGGCCAGACGCGCCGCTGCAACAACGAGCGAACGTTCTTCGAGGACGAAACGTCTGGCTTCCGCGGCCATGATGGCTCTTTCGTCGTTACTGGCCAGAAGCCTTTCAACGGCAGAAGCGAACGCCGCCACGTCGCCCGGCGGGGTGAGAAACCCGGTCTGGCCATCCCGCACGACCTCCGGCACGCCGGCGATGTCCTGAGCCACCACCGGAAGGCCGGCGGCCTGTGCTTCAAGATAGGCAACGCCATAGGCCTCGCCGCAACCCGGCCAGATGTAAATTCCCCCACTATAGAGGACATCCGGCACGGCGGCTGGCTCAATCGCGCCAAGCCATTCGATCCGGTCGGCGGCCAAGCCGGCGAATTGCGCTTTGACCTCGTCACGGGCAGGCCCGTCCCCGACAACCGACATGGTCCAGGGCAGGTGGACGATCGAACCGAGCGCTTGCGCCAGCATGCGATAGCTTTCGACTTTGTCGCCCGGGCGCATCATGGCGACGGTAACAAGGCGCGTCGGACAACCCCGTGCCGGCGTTTCCCGGAATACCGATGTATCGATGAAGGGCGAAAGCATGCCGAAAGCGGCATCGGGTATCGCATCTGCCAGTCCCTGACGATCCCTTTGCGTGAAGCAGATGTTCAGCGCCGCCTGTTCGACGGCTCGCGCCACCAACGCTTGCGTATCGCCCCACAAGCCGGCGTTGCGCCGCCTCGAATAGGAGGCTTCCGCTGTCACATAGGGGACAGCAAAGGCCGACGCCAACTGGGGCCCGATCAGGTCGGGCGCCTTGTAATAGGGATGATAGGAGAACCATAGATCGGGCTTGCCGTCACGATCCCAAAGCCCTGCCAACCGCGCGGCTTCCTCTCGGGCCTCGATCTTGAGCGCATCGAAACTTTTCGGCTCCGGTTGGCGTAGATAGAAGCGTAATTCGGAAGCCAGTTCGACGCTGTGCCCTCCATGCTCCAGCGCCTTGACCAGCATCCGTGCCATTTGGCGGTCGCCGGAGGCAACGGGATGATTGGGTGACTTCAGCGGCGCGTGGAAGGCAATTCTCATCGCCGGACCCTATCATCGGAAAGCCTGCGCAAGTCAATTTCGAAGCACGATCGACTTCACCTTCAAGCAGTGGAATGTGCTATTTGTTGCTCATGGAAACAGCTGCCGCGTCCGACCCGTTTGTCGCTTCCTTGCCGGTCTTCGCAAAGTTTGAAAGCGTTGCCGATATCGATAACTATCGGCCGCTCCCCGATGGCTGGGCGCTGGCCACCGCCGACATCGTCGGCTCGACCAAAGCGATCGAGGCTGGGCGCTATAAAACCGTCAATATGGCCGGCGCCAGCGTCATTTCGGCGCTGCTCAATGCGCTGGGTCGGCAGGATCTTCCCTTTGTCTTCGGCGGCGACGGTGCGCTCGTGGCGTTTCCCGGCTCGGCGCTGGAGATCACCCGCAACGCGCTGGCGGCTGTCCAGAGATGGGTGGCGGACGAACTGGACCTGACCCTGCGTGCTGCAATCGTGCCGATAAAGGATATAAGAGCGCAGGGCCTCGACGTTCGCGTGGCGAGGTTCCAGGCCTCCGAAGCGGTCCTCTATGCCATGTTCGCCGGCGGCGGCGGCAGTTGGGCGGAAGCCGAGATGAAAGCGGGGCGCTACCGCATCGATCCAGCGCCGGCCGGCGCGCGACCGGATCTGACCGGCCTCTCCTGCCGCTGGAACCCGATAGAAGCCCGGCATGGCGAAATCGTCTCGATCATAGCCATACCGGGGGTGTCGCGCGACGTGCGTGGTTTTCAGTTTCTGGCTTCCGACATCATCGCCCTTGCCGGCAGGCAGGAGCGCGATGGCCACCCCGTGCCGGTGGACGGGCCGCGCTACAGTCTGCTGCCCGCCGGCCTCGATATCGAGGCGCGGGCCATGGCGCCGGTAGGAAGGCGGTGGCTGTCGAAGCTGTGGATAGTGTTCCTGATGACGCTTACGGCTGTCACCGATAGATATGGCTGGACGATCGGCCGTTTCGATCCGAAGATCTACAAACGCGACGTGGCCAGCAATTCGGATTTCCGCAAGTTCGACGACGGCTTGAAGATGACCATCGACGTCGATGCGGATGTGTTGCAAAGGATCGAGAACCGGCTGAAGCAGGCGGAAGAGGCGG comes from Mesorhizobium japonicum MAFF 303099 and encodes:
- a CDS encoding glycosyltransferase family 4 protein — its product is MRIAFHAPLKSPNHPVASGDRQMARMLVKALEHGGHSVELASELRFYLRQPEPKSFDALKIEAREEAARLAGLWDRDGKPDLWFSYHPYYKAPDLIGPQLASAFAVPYVTAEASYSRRRNAGLWGDTQALVARAVEQAALNICFTQRDRQGLADAIPDAAFGMLSPFIDTSVFRETPARGCPTRLVTVAMMRPGDKVESYRMLAQALGSIVHLPWTMSVVGDGPARDEVKAQFAGLAADRIEWLGAIEPAAVPDVLYSGGIYIWPGCGEAYGVAYLEAQAAGLPVVAQDIAGVPEVVRDGQTGFLTPPGDVAAFASAVERLLASNDERAIMAAEARRFVLEERSLVVAAARLAELLAKIPVS
- a CDS encoding DUF3095 domain-containing protein, which encodes MCYLLLMETAAASDPFVASLPVFAKFESVADIDNYRPLPDGWALATADIVGSTKAIEAGRYKTVNMAGASVISALLNALGRQDLPFVFGGDGALVAFPGSALEITRNALAAVQRWVADELDLTLRAAIVPIKDIRAQGLDVRVARFQASEAVLYAMFAGGGGSWAEAEMKAGRYRIDPAPAGARPDLTGLSCRWNPIEARHGEIVSIIAIPGVSRDVRGFQFLASDIIALAGRQERDGHPVPVDGPRYSLLPAGLDIEARAMAPVGRRWLSKLWIVFLMTLTAVTDRYGWTIGRFDPKIYKRDVASNSDFRKFDDGLKMTIDVDADVLQRIENRLKQAEEAGICSYGLHRQKSALMTCLVASPLQRDHIHFIDGAAGGYAMAAASLKAKAPV